The Bacillus sp. NEB1478 genome contains the following window.
TATCTGGAACTATTTAAGATTGCTTATTCAAAAGAGTATACGAGAATTAGCCTGCAAAAATAAGGTTGGATCAGGTTCTCTGAAATGAAGAAAAACCAGCAATAGCGGTTTTTTTTTCCTTTTTCCTTTTCTTCTAACTTGGATCATTCTAGTCTAACTATAATGTCGAGAGGCTAATATTGCTTTACCATATTAAAGGCAGTATCATTTGACGTATTATCGTAAAAGGGAAGGATGAATAAGATGTCATTAGAAAGCGTATTAATTCATTTTAAACAGTGGAATCGTGAAGGTGATGTGTTGGAGTTTGAAACATTAAGTGCAACGGTTGAGCAGGCAGCTAATACCATTGGCGTCATCCCTGCTCGAATTGCAAAGACGTTAAGCTTCAGGGGGGAAGGGAACGAAGCCATCTTGATCGTTGCAGCCGGTGATGCAAAAATTGATAACAAGAAATTCCGCACCACATTTGGATTCAAGGCACGTATGCTAACGCCAGAGGAAGTGATAGAGCAAACCGGACATGTGATAGGTGGTGTTTGCCCTTTCGGATTGGAAAACGAAATGGACGTTTATCTAGATATCTCGATGAAACGTTTCAAAACCCTTTTCCCTGCATGTGGAACCAGAAACTCTGCTATTGAACTAACATGTGATGAATTATTTCAATATTCATTGGCTAAAGATTGGATAGATGTTTGTAAAGGATGGGAAGAGTCCCAGCTTATTGAGACAGTAACAGTAAGTAACGATGGATTTTGAATAAATCCTTAATTTATTGACCATGAATCAATGTTTCAAAAACAAATATTACCTCTCCATGGAAACGTTCAAAGAAAATGTTTACTCTAAATAAAGGTGAAATGAAGCACTGAAAATAATGATCAGTGCTTTTTTTTTATGGCGAGTTTGTTTCTTAGTTATTTACTGAAGTATTCAGGAGTAAGTTCTTTTTTTATTTTATTCATCAACAAAAGGGCAGGAGTTGATGAAGGAGAAAATTTAACCCAGAGGGAATAAGTATTATATTCTAAGCAATATGTATTGATTATCAACTGTCGTGTCCTTTATAAAAATAAAAAAGTCATCGGCAATGGGCTGTTACTGTAATACTTTTAAACTATGCATGTTTAGTTCATTAGTATGAGCGCTTAGGAGTTTCCTAAAGGTAATTTACTGCAGAAACTCTTTACCGGACCC
Protein-coding sequences here:
- a CDS encoding YbaK/EbsC family protein; this translates as MSLESVLIHFKQWNREGDVLEFETLSATVEQAANTIGVIPARIAKTLSFRGEGNEAILIVAAGDAKIDNKKFRTTFGFKARMLTPEEVIEQTGHVIGGVCPFGLENEMDVYLDISMKRFKTLFPACGTRNSAIELTCDELFQYSLAKDWIDVCKGWEESQLIETVTVSNDGF